The genome window CTTTGAGTTTAAAATGGCCGTTAAATATTTCAGGTCAAATCTTTCCGTTTTGATAACGAAAAACGTTTGGGAAACATAACAATCGAAATCGGAATATGTAAAAGTTGGTCTTGCACATTTTCTTGCAGAGACGATTTTTTCATCTTTTAAAAATTTTTCATTCCTTGCTCTGTGCAGCCCGTATGGTCCAAAATCTGACGTTATGATCGATTTAAATTTATCCAGGTGTCGCTTGATATTCGGATAATTTTTAATCTCTCTATTCATGTCTGATTTCGCATAGATTAGCCAACAATTATTATTTGTGTTTCCAAAGTAGCGTTGCAATTCAGCGGTCGTATAATAAGGTTTAATAATTTCTAACTCACGTTCCGTCCAGTTTATACGCCTCTTCTCTTCGTCACTGAGAACGAAAATGCCATCGCCCACATTGAACCCATCTCCAAGTTTCGCAGCATTCTTTCTATTCAAAAAATCCTGTGGTGCAACAATACCTTGTGCTACTTCGTCTTCATATAAAAATGTTACATCTTGGTCTTGTATTTTATTCAGAAGCATCGATATATCCTTTTGAGAAAATCGGATATAGTCATTTTGATTGTCTGAACGATCAAAAAGGACAGGATATTTTTTATAGCAATTGCTATCTGAGTGTTTTGAATTAAGAAATACTTCTAATTCTCGCGTATTAATACGGTCATCCAACAACCTGGAATACGAGAGCTCATATGCCTGTTTTGAATCGGACTTTTGAAGTAGATAGACCATCGTTTGTATGTCGGCGCTTTCAAATATTTTGTAATTGCCAAAATCAATAAACTGGATTATCTGAGCTTCCTTGATTATTTTGTTTCGGAAGATGGATGCTCCGGCATTGCTGATCCAATTATTAGGCGCAATAAAACACTGGGTTCCATTTCGGGTTAAAATATCCAGTCCCACACAACCAAAAAAGTACCAGATATCCATTTTCCCCTGGTAGTAAGGCAAAGTACGCAATCCATCAAATACATTTCTATCAGTGTATTCTTTTATATACGGCGGATTCGCTATCACCACATCAAATCCGCCTTGTTTATGGAATACTTCTGAAAAATATATCTCGAAATCAAAGTGTTCGTCATTATTTGTCAGTTCTT of Syntrophales bacterium contains these proteins:
- a CDS encoding Eco57I restriction-modification methylase domain-containing protein encodes the protein MDESIRKNARLLDEKLETIKICDPAIGSGAFPVGMMHEIVKARNVLETYLKTGKSAYNFKRHCIQESIYGVDIDPGAIEIAKLRLWLSLVVDEENYLDIKPLPNLDYKIVCGNSLLSVEKNLFNEQLFTKLEELKPIYFDETNVNKKPEYKKQIDDLIKELTNNDEHFDFEIYFSEVFHKQGGFDVVIANPPYIKEYTDRNVFDGLRTLPYYQGKMDIWYFFGCVGLDILTRNGTQCFIAPNNWISNAGASIFRNKIIKEAQIIQFIDFGNYKIFESADIQTMVYLLQKSDSKQAYELSYSRLLDDRINTRELEVFLNSKHSDSNCYKKYPVLFDRSDNQNDYIRFSQKDISMLLNKIQDQDVTFLYEDEVAQGIVAPQDFLNRKNAAKLGDGFNVGDGIFVLSDEEKRRINWTERELEIIKPYYTTAELQRYFGNTNNNCWLIYAKSDMNREIKNYPNIKRHLDKFKSIITSDFGPYGLHRARNEKFLKDEKIVSARKCARPTFTYSDFDCYVSQTFFVIKTERFDLKYLTAILNSKLIEFWLLHKGKLQGNQYQVDKIPLLKIPLKKLAQSEAQPLITLADQILSLKKSDPQADTSALETEIDRMVYKLYNLTAEEIAIVEESEK